From one Vespula vulgaris chromosome 25, iyVesVulg1.1, whole genome shotgun sequence genomic stretch:
- the LOC127072444 gene encoding glutamate--cysteine ligase regulatory subunit — MSRNLLINTGNILSLDEAKKKASQNTRDELVDTLKIILREKENQGDNIVFMNGIGDIGIENTERAELKVTVKVFVSSPEADTLKDALNKVFENLNTDTIESLVIAYSIKDDSEDILTSLKSLWRAVEEYVKIGKLSSVGLSDLNTNTFIEFFQWANIKPDIVQINLATCCIVPPALQEFSKANDVQLLTHSDPSEILPEDVLKEIFGLPVSLHWVVKYQIHLKCRGILTSKGYLIYIKKLLTCN; from the exons atgtctcgcaatttattaattaatactggCAATATACTTTCTTTAGATGAAGCTAAAAAAAAGGCCAGTCAGAATACAAGAGATGAG ttAGTAGATACGCTAAAGATCattttgagagagaaagagaatcaagGAGACAATATCGTGTTT atgaaTGGTATAGGAGATATTGGTATTGAAAATACTGAAAGAGCAGAATTGAAAGTAACTGTAAAAGTTTTTGTTTCGTCTCCTGAAGCTGACACATTAAAGGATGCATTAAATAAAg TCTTTGAGAATTTGAACACGGATACGATTGAATCCTTGGTGATTGCTTATAGCATTAAAGATGATTCTGAAGATATATTAACGTCTTTAAAATCTTTATGGAGAGCTGTCGAAGAATATGTGAAAATTGGAAAATTGTCTAGTGTTGGATTGAGTGACTTAAATACTAATACTTTTATCGAATTCTTTCAATGGGCCAAT atCAAGCCTGATATTGTACAAATTAATTTAGCTACTTGTTGCATTGTTCCGCCAGCCTTACAAGAATTTTCTAAAGCGAATGATGTGCAGTTATTAACTCACAGCGACCCATCtg AAATTTTACCAGAAGACGTATTGAAGGAAATATTTGGTTTGCCAGTGTCACTACACTGGGTtgttaaatatcaaattcatCTTAAATGTCGTGGTATATTAACTTCGAAAGGatacttaatttatattaaaaaattattaacgtgtaattaa